One segment of Neobacillus endophyticus DNA contains the following:
- a CDS encoding sensor histidine kinase: MKKLSFKIGLLFFTAILLLEGVSIIFLHNNILHSRVHDELNALQTRGNNHRDILEASFQKETIMHIAMMEARTDTQVILTKTDRSIYMSSNKVTDEMKAIIKTTPKHIPHDGLIIEDDWKNGAYIASVSPVIVDQKIDGYVYMFQNTQKIKDLISELNRHFLFAGLLSLLFMGIIIIILTRVMTQPLIQMNEITKRMSKGDFSVSLPALGNDELGELGESIKILARDLAILTNERNEFLASISHELRTPLTYIKGYAEIARRQDTAPSERDQYLGIIVEEAVKLSKLVKELFHLAKMDENTFSIEKEMIPLRPFFQEVIEKVSPAFKENHLRIELNCPENISCEMDPIRFEQVILNLLDNARKYSEPNTKISISVQVKGDKIHMMIQDEGKGIPEEDLPRIFERFYRVDKSRARSLGGTGLGLSIVKQLVEAHGGTISVESKTNVGTTFEIIL, encoded by the coding sequence ATGAAGAAACTATCTTTTAAAATTGGACTATTGTTTTTTACCGCTATTCTTTTATTAGAAGGCGTTTCAATAATATTTCTGCATAATAACATCCTCCATTCTCGTGTTCATGATGAATTAAATGCATTGCAGACACGAGGGAATAACCATCGCGATATATTGGAAGCATCCTTTCAAAAAGAAACGATTATGCATATTGCAATGATGGAGGCCCGGACAGATACACAGGTGATCCTAACAAAAACAGACCGATCGATTTATATGTCTTCCAATAAGGTGACAGATGAAATGAAAGCGATCATAAAAACAACACCAAAACATATTCCACATGATGGCTTAATCATTGAAGACGATTGGAAAAACGGAGCCTATATTGCTTCTGTCAGCCCTGTTATAGTAGATCAGAAGATTGATGGGTATGTTTACATGTTTCAAAATACACAAAAAATCAAGGACCTAATTTCGGAATTAAACCGTCATTTTCTGTTTGCAGGCCTGCTTTCCCTCCTTTTCATGGGGATCATCATTATCATTCTAACCAGGGTAATGACACAGCCGCTTATCCAAATGAACGAGATAACAAAACGGATGAGTAAAGGAGATTTCTCCGTATCACTGCCTGCGCTTGGTAATGACGAGCTTGGCGAGCTGGGAGAATCGATTAAAATATTGGCGAGGGATTTAGCAATTTTAACGAATGAACGTAATGAATTTTTAGCGAGCATCTCCCATGAGCTGCGGACACCGCTGACCTATATTAAAGGCTATGCAGAAATCGCTCGGCGGCAAGATACCGCTCCGTCCGAAAGGGATCAATATTTAGGGATTATCGTTGAAGAAGCGGTCAAGCTGTCCAAGCTGGTAAAAGAGTTATTCCATTTGGCTAAAATGGATGAAAATACGTTTTCAATTGAAAAAGAAATGATCCCTTTACGCCCCTTTTTTCAAGAGGTCATTGAAAAGGTTTCCCCGGCATTCAAAGAAAATCATCTAAGGATTGAACTAAACTGCCCAGAAAATATCTCCTGTGAAATGGACCCGATCCGCTTCGAACAGGTGATACTTAATCTATTAGATAATGCCAGAAAGTATTCTGAACCAAATACAAAAATCTCTATTTCCGTGCAGGTGAAAGGCGACAAAATTCATATGATGATTCAGGATGAAGGAAAAGGTATTCCAGAAGAAGATTTGCCGAGAATTTTTGAACGCTTTTACCGTGTAGATAAATCAAGAGCCCGCTCTCTTGGCGGCACCGGCCTGGGGCTTTCAATTGTCAAGCAATTAGTGGAAGCCCACGGAGGAACTATTTCCGTGGAAAGTAAAACCAATGTGGGGACCACTTTTGAAATTATTTTGTAG
- a CDS encoding (S)-benzoin forming benzil reductase, which yields MKYAIITGASKGLGKAITQRLITEGVHVVSVSRTENEELKKLAQEKQVYYNHFPCNLSLENEVQEVFMDIAHYIFQKNPTEILLINNAGVVEPIHKVGCMDPTPITRNIQINLIAPIYISNLFLNKAQHTNTVVQIVNITSGAAVRPIDGWSVYCSSKAGLNMFTQTTALEQAELKTPHLIIAFNPGIMDTDMQAVIRSSSTDAFKELERFKAFKENNQLVQAAVVSNALIDLVLSGDAENGKIYQINELIQK from the coding sequence ATGAAATATGCCATCATAACAGGCGCATCAAAGGGCCTCGGGAAAGCGATTACACAAAGGCTGATCACCGAGGGAGTTCATGTAGTTTCCGTTTCCCGGACAGAAAATGAAGAGCTTAAAAAGCTGGCACAGGAAAAACAAGTCTACTATAACCATTTCCCCTGTAATCTTTCATTAGAAAATGAAGTACAGGAAGTGTTTATGGATATTGCCCATTATATTTTTCAAAAGAATCCAACAGAAATTCTTTTAATTAATAATGCAGGTGTGGTTGAACCCATCCATAAAGTTGGATGTATGGATCCGACTCCCATTACGCGCAATATTCAAATCAATTTGATCGCTCCCATCTATATTAGCAATTTATTTTTAAACAAAGCACAGCACACAAATACCGTTGTGCAGATTGTAAATATTACGTCTGGGGCTGCTGTCCGCCCAATTGATGGCTGGAGTGTGTATTGCAGTTCGAAGGCAGGGTTGAATATGTTCACCCAAACAACCGCCTTGGAACAGGCTGAATTGAAAACCCCTCACCTCATCATTGCCTTTAACCCTGGAATTATGGATACCGATATGCAGGCAGTGATCAGATCCTCTTCCACTGATGCTTTTAAAGAGCTGGAGCGTTTCAAAGCATTTAAAGAAAATAATCAATTGGTACAAGCAGCGGTCGTCTCTAATGCTTTGATTGACCTCGTTCTAAGTGGAGATGCGGAAAACGGAAAAATTTATCAAATAAATGAACTAATACAGAAATAG
- a CDS encoding FMN-dependent NADH-azoreductase yields the protein MSKLLYITANPKNCVKLSKGMQIGEVFLEEFQKVQPDVEIEQWHLYEMDIPEIDMDLLYARAKLSFMGYTKEQLSETERTKLEQMHALADRFIDADYYVFVTPLWNLGAPAILKSFMDCLFIAEKTFTNTENGPKGLLTDRKAIHIQTRGGIYSTRPMAEYEMGDRYLRKALEFLGLDLMDTVIAEGMDHFPRMLPEIMAKAKEQAVKAAREMAIENVHIE from the coding sequence ATGTCAAAGCTGTTGTATATTACTGCAAATCCGAAAAATTGTGTAAAACTATCAAAAGGAATGCAGATAGGTGAAGTCTTTTTAGAAGAATTTCAAAAAGTACAGCCAGACGTTGAGATCGAACAATGGCATTTATATGAAATGGACATTCCCGAAATAGATATGGATCTATTGTATGCCCGCGCGAAGCTATCATTTATGGGATATACAAAGGAACAATTGTCAGAGACAGAGCGGACCAAGCTGGAACAAATGCATGCACTTGCCGACCGCTTTATTGATGCAGATTACTACGTATTTGTAACTCCACTTTGGAATCTTGGAGCTCCAGCCATATTGAAATCATTTATGGACTGTTTGTTTATTGCGGAAAAAACATTTACTAACACCGAAAATGGTCCAAAAGGTTTGCTGACAGACAGGAAAGCCATCCATATTCAAACGCGGGGTGGTATTTATTCTACCAGACCGATGGCGGAATATGAAATGGGTGATCGTTATTTGAGAAAAGCACTTGAGTTTCTTGGACTTGATTTAATGGATACAGTAATTGCAGAAGGAATGGATCATTTTCCGAGAATGCTTCCGGAAATCATGGCGAAAGCAAAAGAACAAGCAGTGAAAGCAGCAAGGGAAATGGCAATAGAAAACGTTCATATTGAATAA